The DNA region GCTGGTGGATGTGGTGGTGTTCGTGCCCATCGCGTTCATGGGGGGCATCGTGGGGCAGTTTTTCCGGGCATTCGGTATCACTGTTGCCACTGCCACCCTCTTCTCGCTGCTGGTGTCGTTCACGCTGACGCCGATGCTGGCGTCGCGCTGGTTCCGCGCAGGTGAGCAAGTGGAAGCAAAGCGCGGAGTATTCGCGGCGTTCGACCGCTTTTACCATGCACTGGACAGCATCTATCGCGGCATTCTGGAGCGAGCACTGCGCCGCCGGTGGCTGGTCATCGGCGTTGGCAACGGCCTGCTAATCGCCATCTTGCTGGTGATTGCGGGGTCGCTGGTGGGCAAGAACTTTATCCTGCCTGCCGCCTCGTTCGCGGGCTTCACGGCGATTTTCGGGTTTCTGTTCTGGCTGCTCGCGCTGATATGGCGCAGTAACCGCAAGCCTCTGTTTGTGGCGGGATGGGGCACGTTCATCATGGCAGTTGCCTTTTTCCTGTCGGGTCTGCTGGGTAGCAATTTGGGTCGCCCGCTACTGCCGTTCCGCTTTGCCCCCGACCAGGATCAGGGGCTTATCCAGATTACCTTGGAAATGCCGGCTGGCACTTCGCTTGCAGCCACCGACCGGGTTCTGGCGCGCATCGAGGAGGCGATATTCAGCACGCCGTCCATACGACGCGATGTGGATAGCGTCTTTACCAGCATTGGCAACACCACCTCGGGCTTCATCGGCACAGGCGGGCGAGGCGCGCAGTACGGCGAGCTGCAGGTAACCTGTGTCGAAAAGCAGTCGCTCGGCGACAAACTGGTGGGGTGGCTGCCGTGGGTGGAACAGCCCTACCTGCGCACCCGTCCGAGTTCCGAAATCGCCGATGAAATCCGCCAGCAAATCGGCACCATACCCGGTGCAAAAGTGAAAGTGAACGCTCTCTCGGGCTTCCGCGGTGGTGCCGGCGCGCCCATCGAGATCGAACTGACGGGACAGGATACCGAGTTGCTGGTGCGCACCGCCGAGCGGGTGAAGGAGGTGGTGGCGTCTATTGAAGGCATCGTAGACCCCGACATCTCGTGGAAGCTGGGTAAGCCCGAGCTGCAGGTGCGTGTAGACCCCGAAAAAGCGGCGTCGGTTGGTATGAGCGTGGCGCAGGTGGCTTCCGCCCTGCGCACCTACATCGAAGGCAATACCGACACCAAGTACCGCGAGGCGGGCAAAGAGTACGACATCCGCGTGCAGCTGGTCAAACAGCAACGCCAGAACATCGACACTATCAGCAGTCTGGTCATCGGCTACTTCAACGGACGTCCCGTGCGCCTGTCGGATGTGGCGGCGGTGGAGATGACCTCCGGTCCCACCAAAATCGACCGCAAGAACCGGCAGAGGCTGGTGACCTTCACGGCGTATCTCAAGCCGGGCTACGCCCCCGGCAACATGCAGCTGGTCATCGACGAGGCGCTGGCAAAAGCCAACCTGCCCCCGCCCGGCGTGCAGCTGAAGTGGTCCGGCGAGATACAGTTCCAGCAGGAAGAGGGTGCCTACCTGGGACAGGCGCTGCTGCTGGCTGTTGTGCTGGTGTACATGTTGATGGCAGCGCTGTTCGAGTCATTACTGATGCCTTTGACCATCATGCTGAGTCTGCCGCAGGCGATGATCGGCGCGCTGCTGGCGTTGATTATCACCGGCAACTCGCTCAACATCGTGTCTATGATAGGCATCATCATGCTGATGGGACTGGTAACCAAGAACGCCATCCTGCTGGTGGACTACACCAACACCTTGCGCAGCCGCGGATTGCCGCGATTGCAGGCGTTACTGGAAGCCGGTCCCACCCGATTGCGCCCCATCCTGATGACGACCTTCGCCATGGTGTTCGGAATGTTGCCCGTTGCGCTGGCAATCGGGCGCGGCTCCGAGTTCCGGGCGCCGCTCGGAATCGCCGTCATCGGGGGATTGCTGTTGTCCACGCTGTTGACACTGGTGGTCATCCCCTGTGTCTACACGGTGTTCGATGACCTGGGTAACTGGATCGCGCGTACGATATTCCGAAGGGGTGTCTATCGGAAGGAGGAGTTACCCGTGCGCGAACCCCAGGTCGTCGACTGAAAACAGCCACTCCTTAGCCCTGGAGGACCTCCCGCAGAGCGGGAGGTCTTTTTTACGCGACAGATTCCCAGATGTTGCCGCGTTCCCCTTCACGATAGAGCAGTGGGAAATACGGACCGGTAAACGGGTCACCATGCTTGCCACCCAGCAGATACACGTTCATGTGCTTATCGCTGGGGGTGCCGGCACGGTAGCGCGTACCGTCAGGCAGCAGGTGGATTGCCCATGAGCGGCGTGGACGTTGACTCAGATTGGGGCCGCTACCGTGGATGGTCAGACAATGATGAAAGCTCAACGCGCCCGCAGGCATCTCGCACTTCACCGTGCGCCACGGCTGACCCGTGACTTGCTCGATGCGTTGCTGCAACTTCTCGAGGTCTTGCTCGAAAAAGTTGCCTTCGGGAATGAGCCCCCATTTGTGGCTGCCAGGTACCACCTGCATACAGCCGTTCTCTTCGGTCACGTCGTCCAGCGCAAGCCAGGCGGTAAGCAGTTCGGCAGGCTCCGCGCACTGCCAGTAACCGTAATCCTGATGCCAGCCGACGTTGCCGCGCGCGCCGGTATCTGGTGGCTTATAGAGCAACTGGTCGTGCCAGAGGCGAATGCCCTTCGCGCCCGTCAACCGTGCCGCCATCTCGCCGATCACGGGATGCAGCACCACTTTGGCGATGACCGAATCGCTCCAGTAGCTGTTGTCGATCTTGACGATTCGATCCAGTGGCTGCCCCGGCTCGATGTTGCGGCTCCACGGGGGACGTTGGGTGTGGTATTCACCTGCGATGACCTTCGCATGATGCTCGCGCAAAAGCTCCAGCTCATCGTCGGAGAGGATTTTGGGGGCAATCCAGTAGCCGTTTTCCCGATAAAACTGCACATCGCTTTCGGTCGGCAACGGAAAGGACATCGATGTTCCTCCTGAACGCAAGAGATTGTTTAGCATATCGAATTATAACCGTTCTGCACTGAAAAGCCAAGCGAACAACGCCGGTGTTCTGCGGATTTCCCAGACGCCATCTGGAGGGTTTGGCTCCTGTAGAGTCGTCGCTGTGGCTGCAAGTGAGGCAGATGCTGATGTTCCAGAGCTGCGCTACCCTGAGGAACGGAAGTGACTTTCACTCGTAGAGGCACGCTCCCCCGCAGGATTGCCCGCCTGAAAGGCGTAATCTTTGGGCGGGAGGTGCTGCCATGAAGTTTTCCAAAGGCGTCTGGCTCATGCGCGAGGGCGTAACGCCCCACTACGCCGTGCATGTCCATGACTTCGAACACGACGACAGGTCACTGACTCTGTACGCGCCCGATAAGTGGGTAACCACTCGGGTGGCGACGCTGGACACACCGCTGCTGACGGTAAAGGTCTCCTCGCCATTCGAGAACGTGATACGCGTGCAAATCTGGCATCACAGAGGCACGCTGGTGCGCCCACCGCACTTTGAACTGCAAGCGTTGCCGCCTCCTGCGGTGCAGATAGAGGAAGGCGCGGGATACGTTGCTCTGACTACCGGACGGCTGACCGCGCGTGTGCATACCGAGGGCGAGTGGCTGTTAGCGTTTTGCGACGGTGAAAAGCGGATTACTACCTCTGGCGCAAAAAGCATCGCTTACATGGACACTCCCGAAGGACGGTTCATGGTGGCGCAACTCGGGCTGGGTGTGGGTGAATGCGTCTACGGATTGGGAGAGCGGTTCACGCCGTTTGTGAAGAACGGGCAGGTCGTGGAGATGTGGAATGAGGACGGCGGCACCGCCACCGAGATTGCCTACAAAAACATCCCTTTCTATCTCACCAATCGCGGTTACGGGGTGTTCGTCGCGCATCCGGAGAAAGTCTCCTTCGAGATTGCTTCCGAAAACGTGGAGCGCGTGCAGTTCAGCGTGCCGGGCGAGTATCTGGAGTATTACCTCATCTACGGACCGTCACCGAAGGACGTTATCTCACGGTATACCGCTTTGACAGGGCGTCCCGCCCTCCCGCCTGCGTGGTCGTTCGGGCTGTGGCTCAGCACCTCCTTCACCACTGATTACGATGAGCAGACGGTCACTTCGTTCATTCAGGGGATGGCGGAACGCGAGATTCCGCTGAGCGTGTTTCATTTTGACTGCTTCTGGATGCGTGAGTTCCACTGGTGCGACTTCGTGTGGGACAGGCGTGTCTTCCCCGACCCCGCGGGGATGCTAAGCCGCCTGAAGGAGCGCGGTTTGCACATCTGCGTGTGGATGAACCCGTACATCGCTCAGCGGTCGCACCTGTTCGAGGAGGGCATGGAGCGCGGATACCTGCTCAAACGCCCTGACGGCAGCGTGTGGCAGACCGACCTCTGGCAGGCGGGCATGGGCATTGTGGACTTCACCAACCCTGGGGCGCGCGAGTGGTTCAAAGACAAACTGCGCAGATTGCTGGACATGGGCGTGGATTGCTTCAAAACCGACTTCGGTGAGCGCATCCCCACCGACGTGGTGTACCACGACGGCTCCGACCCCGTGCGAATGCACAATTTTTACTCCTACCTGTATAACAAAACGGTATACGAACTGCTCACGGAGGTGCGGGGCGAAGGCGAGGCGGTGCTCTTCGCACGGTCAGCAACGGCAGGCGGTCAGAAGTTTCCCGTGCACTGGGGCGGCGACTGCACCGCCACCTACGAGTCGATGGCGGAGAGCTTGCGCGGCGGGCTTTCGTTGAGCCTGTGCGGGTTTGGCTTTTGGAGTCACGATATCGGTGGCTTCGTGGACACCGCTCCCGCCGACCTGTACAAACGCTGGTGCGCCTTCGGGTTGCTCTCCTCCCACAGTCGACTGCACGGCAGCAGCTCCTACCGCGTGCCCTGGCTGTTCGACGAAGAAGCCGTAGACGTGTTGCGCTTCTTTACGCGGCTGAAGTGTCGTCTGATGCCCTACCTGTTCCAGTGCGCTCGCGAGGCGCATGAGATGGGCATTCCTGTGATGCGTGCGATGTTTGTGGAGTTCCCGGACGACCCCGGCTGTGACACGCTGGACAGGCAGTATATGCTGGGCCCGAGTTTGCTGGTTGCGCCCGTCTTCTCGCCCGACGGGTGGGTGGATTACTACCTGCCCTCTGGACGCTGGACGAATCTGCTCAGCGGGCAGGTACTGGAAGGCGGACGCTGGGTGCGTGAGCAACACGACTTCTTCAGCCTGCCGCTCATGGTGCGACCGAACTCCGTGCTGCCCGCAGGTTCGATAGACAATCGCCCCGATTACGACTACGCGGACGGCGTTACTTTCCATGTGTTTGAGCTGGATGATGGTGCGGAGGTGCAGACCGTCGTGCCGACCGTGACGGGAAAGACAGCCCTTGTGCTGCACACCACACGCACGGGCAATCAGGTAACTTTCCGCGCCGAGGGCGACACCCGTCGCTGGCAGGTGTTGCTGCGCAATATCCTTGCAGTGCAAGCAGTGGAGAGTGCGCAGGCAGTCAGGGAGCGCGAAGGACTCGTTCTGCTGCCAGTAGGCGATGCTCGCGAGATGGTGGTTCGGCTGTAGCCCCTATCCCTCAAACACGGCTCTGGCAGTGATTTGCAGCTGCGGCAGCTGCTGAGAGGGGATTGTCTCCT from Bacillota bacterium includes:
- a CDS encoding efflux RND transporter permease subunit, with product MWLTSIAIRRPVFILMVFSALAVLGWTAASKMRVELNPNVNFPFVTIVTVYPGAGPREVETLISKPIEDAVNGINGVKNVTSVSQEGISLVAIEFNLGVDSSQATADVREKVDAIRASLPRDALSPSISKLDINAFPVLYYGMSSERPSKQLRYIAEEIVSNRLARVPGVASVTVLGGDRREIRVEVDQGRLDAYGLNIMQVVQALQAANLNVPGGRIEEQRREYAIRVVGEFENLDQIRNVRIPVTNRMNPMGAPNVIHLSDVAQIKDDVAERTEDARVNQRNTVAIIITKAADANTVEVCEGVKKEIELLKRELPRDIEFVLTQDQSKFVLESLTDLRVALFLAIFLAVSIVYLFLHNIRGTFIVSLAIPTSIVSTFLVMYGFGFTLNTMTMLALSLAVGILVDDSIVVLENIFRHLTRGEEPAEAALNGRSEIGLAAITITLVDVVVFVPIAFMGGIVGQFFRAFGITVATATLFSLLVSFTLTPMLASRWFRAGEQVEAKRGVFAAFDRFYHALDSIYRGILERALRRRWLVIGVGNGLLIAILLVIAGSLVGKNFILPAASFAGFTAIFGFLFWLLALIWRSNRKPLFVAGWGTFIMAVAFFLSGLLGSNLGRPLLPFRFAPDQDQGLIQITLEMPAGTSLAATDRVLARIEEAIFSTPSIRRDVDSVFTSIGNTTSGFIGTGGRGAQYGELQVTCVEKQSLGDKLVGWLPWVEQPYLRTRPSSEIADEIRQQIGTIPGAKVKVNALSGFRGGAGAPIEIELTGQDTELLVRTAERVKEVVASIEGIVDPDISWKLGKPELQVRVDPEKAASVGMSVAQVASALRTYIEGNTDTKYREAGKEYDIRVQLVKQQRQNIDTISSLVIGYFNGRPVRLSDVAAVEMTSGPTKIDRKNRQRLVTFTAYLKPGYAPGNMQLVIDEALAKANLPPPGVQLKWSGEIQFQQEEGAYLGQALLLAVVLVYMLMAALFESLLMPLTIMLSLPQAMIGALLALIITGNSLNIVSMIGIIMLMGLVTKNAILLVDYTNTLRSRGLPRLQALLEAGPTRLRPILMTTFAMVFGMLPVALAIGRGSEFRAPLGIAVIGGLLLSTLLTLVVIPCVYTVFDDLGNWIARTIFRRGVYRKEELPVREPQVVD
- a CDS encoding phytanoyl-CoA dioxygenase family protein, translated to MSFPLPTESDVQFYRENGYWIAPKILSDDELELLREHHAKVIAGEYHTQRPPWSRNIEPGQPLDRIVKIDNSYWSDSVIAKVVLHPVIGEMAARLTGAKGIRLWHDQLLYKPPDTGARGNVGWHQDYGYWQCAEPAELLTAWLALDDVTEENGCMQVVPGSHKWGLIPEGNFFEQDLEKLQQRIEQVTGQPWRTVKCEMPAGALSFHHCLTIHGSGPNLSQRPRRSWAIHLLPDGTRYRAGTPSDKHMNVYLLGGKHGDPFTGPYFPLLYREGERGNIWESVA
- the yicI gene encoding alpha-xylosidase encodes the protein MKFSKGVWLMREGVTPHYAVHVHDFEHDDRSLTLYAPDKWVTTRVATLDTPLLTVKVSSPFENVIRVQIWHHRGTLVRPPHFELQALPPPAVQIEEGAGYVALTTGRLTARVHTEGEWLLAFCDGEKRITTSGAKSIAYMDTPEGRFMVAQLGLGVGECVYGLGERFTPFVKNGQVVEMWNEDGGTATEIAYKNIPFYLTNRGYGVFVAHPEKVSFEIASENVERVQFSVPGEYLEYYLIYGPSPKDVISRYTALTGRPALPPAWSFGLWLSTSFTTDYDEQTVTSFIQGMAEREIPLSVFHFDCFWMREFHWCDFVWDRRVFPDPAGMLSRLKERGLHICVWMNPYIAQRSHLFEEGMERGYLLKRPDGSVWQTDLWQAGMGIVDFTNPGAREWFKDKLRRLLDMGVDCFKTDFGERIPTDVVYHDGSDPVRMHNFYSYLYNKTVYELLTEVRGEGEAVLFARSATAGGQKFPVHWGGDCTATYESMAESLRGGLSLSLCGFGFWSHDIGGFVDTAPADLYKRWCAFGLLSSHSRLHGSSSYRVPWLFDEEAVDVLRFFTRLKCRLMPYLFQCAREAHEMGIPVMRAMFVEFPDDPGCDTLDRQYMLGPSLLVAPVFSPDGWVDYYLPSGRWTNLLSGQVLEGGRWVREQHDFFSLPLMVRPNSVLPAGSIDNRPDYDYADGVTFHVFELDDGAEVQTVVPTVTGKTALVLHTTRTGNQVTFRAEGDTRRWQVLLRNILAVQAVESAQAVREREGLVLLPVGDAREMVVRL